CGCGTTGCAAGTGCGCTGCAGTGCTTACAGAAGTGATTCATCAAATGTCATATCCTGGTCGAACACGTCCATATTCATACTCTGAGAGTGAGCAGATCCGAAGTTCATCGCCATCGCTTCGCTGGAAGAGGCGCCAGTTGGCAGCCCCGACATTGAGTTGTAGGTTGACATGGCATTGTTCAGTTGAGAAGAGCCGTCAAAGTCCCATTGGCGCGGCGGGGGAGACAGCGACACAACGTGATCGCGCAAGTATGTGCAACGATGCAAAGGGATGAGAAATAGCTGGCGACACCGGCGATGACGGGTTGTTTTCCCGGTAGAGCGCCGAGTGTTTGGAGCGATGAGCAAACAGAGCCGAAAGAGTAGATAAGACAGGTTAAAGGTCGAGCAGAGCGAGGTAGAGATAGTCAGGTAGTATGAGGAGAGGCGGAGGCGGAGACGGAGAGAGTGTGGAGGGCCTGGGCTGCCGACCTCCAGCTACTGTAGGTAGGTTTGTGGAGAGACCCACTGGGCTGGCCAACCCTTTACTGTTCCCAGCGATAGGCTCTGATAGTTGATTGGCATTCGCTTCAACAATTGGCCGAGACAGAGCTTCATGTGAAGACTCGAGGCCCCGCGGGCATTGTCATCTGCTAAAAGGGAGCGCTATAAGAGGAAGCTTTAAGAGTTGTTCTTAGCGTTGTTTGCCATTTCGGCATCTTCCAGGAGGTTTTTATTATCCCATCAACGTCAATTAAAATGAAGCACAACGTTTGCAGCGTTTGCAGTAATCTTTTATTTATCAATGCTTGCTTCATGCCCAATGCTTCCAGCTAATGCTCCCTAGGTCTTTGCCTTTCTAATAATAATGCTCTTTTAAATCTAGTTTCTGTTTCATGCAGCATACCTATTCTTATCATGAGGACGGGAACCAACAGCAACGCCAAGCCAACCAAACTTTCACATCAACTTGCTCTCCTTGGCAGAGTCAGACACCCTCTCACCAAACTTCCACACTTCGTCCAGCACGAGAACTTCATTCGTTCCCCTGACCTCGTCCTGTCTTTCGTATCCGTCTGACAAAATCACCAGATCTGCGTCAGCCCCCGATTCTAGTGAACCCTTGACTCCCTGTAAGCCAAGCATGGCTGCGGGTGTTGATGTGACCGCTCCAAGGGCCTGGGGAATACTAGCCCCAGTCCACTGTCTGAAATTATTGACACACTCGAGGAGAGTAATTGAGCTGATGAGAGTTAGATACAAGGCTCCGTAGGGTAGATCAGTACGTACCTCCCAGCAATCGTGTCAGAGTTCTCGAGGAGCAATTTAGAACCTTGCTTGACAATGTTGCATGTGTATTCTCCGTTTGTCCACGGATAGGCCCCATCCGGGAGACCAACAAGATGCATAGCATCCGTGACCAGGATAAAGCCATCAGGATGAGCGCTGTAGGCGATTTTGATAGTCGTAGGATGCAAATGAATGCCATCTGAGATGATGCCAAAGTAAGGTCGTGGCAGACTCTCAGCCTTGCCCAAAACTCCAAAGACACCTGGGTTTCTGTGATGCAATGGACGCATGGCATTGAAGAGGTGTGTAATCATTGTAGCACCCTTACTAACAGCTTGCGATGTCTCTTCATATGTTGCCTCGGTGTGGCCAACTGAATATATGATTCCTCTTGATGTGATCTCTGGGATTAGGTTCATCATCTGTCCGCGTTCCGGCGCTGCTGTAATCATCTTGATCGGCATTGGCGCGCCATCGGAGCGAGGGGTTATATTCTCACGACCATAACATTGCTCAATGTCCTCTATCGATTCAGCTTGTGTGAGGACATCGACATTGTGAACTCCATTCTTGGTGGGACTCAAGAAATCAGTGGGT
The window above is part of the Fusarium oxysporum f. sp. lycopersici 4287 chromosome 8, whole genome shotgun sequence genome. Proteins encoded here:
- a CDS encoding N-acetylglucosamine-6-phosphate deacetylase (At least one base has a quality score < 10): MPIAVSPTLPKNGLTKFTNCRLLKGNDLVWEDLWVSSITGKIIDSQASFYGGRNMPDNTLDLGGRIIAPGLIECQLNGAFGFNFSTLLDDMSEYGKNIQKINRLLVKTGVTSYIPTITSQRPELYQKALPYLGPSGELRILSYRSRIRPTKNGVHNVDVLTQAESIEDIEQCYGRENITPRSDGAPMPIKMITAAPERGQMMNLIPEITSRGIIYSVGHTEATYEETSQAVSKGATMITHLFNAMRPLHHRNPGVFGVLGKAESLPRPYFGIISDGIHLHPTTIKIAYSAHPDGFILVTDAMHLVGLPDGAYPWTNGEYTCNIVKQGSKLLLENSDTIAGSSITLLECVNNFRQWTGASIPQALGAVTSTPAAMLGLQGVKGSLESGADADLVILSDGYERQDEVRGTNEVLVLDEVWKFGERVSDSAKESKLM